A single genomic interval of Adhaeribacter pallidiroseus harbors:
- a CDS encoding SusC/RagA family TonB-linked outer membrane protein, with protein MKIKLYPVKILPPVSIITAFLLSLPPTAPLQAHALAKQAATALYQTTDEITVTGTVRDDQGALPGASILIKNTNKGTTTDANGSFRLQANRGDVLVFSMIGYQAQEQVVGSGQIAITLKADTKQLNEVVVVGYGTQKRSDVTGAIASVNSESFNKGVVTNPGELLQGKLAGVSIAANSGEPGATQDIVIRGIGSLRSGTQPLYVVDGFVLDNSATGVPTNPLNFINPNDIESIDVLKDASATAVYGSRASNGVVVITTKKGKGKPQVNFSASAAVSSIARKIDVFDADAFRQQVAAVGGTLQDLGGNTNWQEELTQKGISQNYNLSMSGASTDNFSYYASAGYQDQEGILKNSRLKRYSGKLNMNQRAFNGRLNIDYNITASHTENLRPEITSTISDMLSLNPTVPAYTNGVPSLLPTNALNPLTRYNLYSDNAINNRILANVSPSLEIVKGLTYKLNFGLDYSATNRNQQYKPFLGVINESDISNGVLDAGVNANTNQLIENTLNYNWNQDAHNVTVLAGHSFQKFMDETRISTYRGFANNNIDPIYQDHTSTVQFPTAVNSEAIKNELQSFFGRLNYVYANKYMFTATLRADGSSKFGQNNRYGYFPSFAAGWNISNEDFMTNSIFNNLKLRASWGQTGNQEIPSKITKASYLEQRLLTGTGSTSTYPIAPNATSLEGYPYGIIFTRLANPDLQWEVSTQVDVGIDFAFLIPGCLVRWIILINNHPIYY; from the coding sequence ATGAAGATTAAACTTTACCCGGTAAAAATCTTACCTCCCGTATCCATTATTACGGCGTTTCTGCTGAGTTTGCCGCCCACGGCTCCCTTGCAAGCCCACGCATTAGCAAAACAAGCAGCAACGGCATTGTACCAGACAACCGACGAAATTACCGTTACTGGTACGGTGCGGGATGATCAGGGAGCTTTGCCCGGGGCTTCTATCTTAATTAAAAATACCAACAAAGGCACCACCACCGATGCCAACGGCAGTTTCCGGTTACAGGCGAATCGGGGCGATGTGCTGGTATTTAGCATGATCGGTTATCAGGCCCAGGAACAAGTGGTAGGCAGCGGCCAAATAGCTATTACTTTAAAAGCCGATACCAAGCAATTAAACGAAGTGGTGGTAGTGGGTTACGGTACCCAAAAAAGGTCCGATGTTACGGGGGCCATTGCTTCGGTTAACAGCGAAAGTTTTAATAAAGGCGTGGTAACCAACCCCGGCGAATTGTTGCAGGGTAAACTGGCCGGTGTCTCCATTGCCGCCAATAGTGGGGAGCCAGGAGCCACCCAGGATATCGTTATCCGGGGTATTGGTAGCTTACGGTCCGGAACGCAGCCGCTTTACGTAGTCGATGGATTTGTATTGGACAATTCTGCCACGGGAGTTCCCACCAATCCCCTGAACTTTATCAACCCCAACGATATTGAAAGCATTGATGTGCTGAAGGATGCCAGTGCCACGGCCGTATATGGTTCCCGAGCCTCCAATGGGGTGGTTGTAATTACCACTAAAAAAGGCAAGGGAAAACCGCAAGTTAATTTTTCCGCTTCCGCCGCAGTGTCGTCGATAGCCAGAAAAATAGACGTTTTCGATGCGGACGCTTTTCGCCAACAAGTGGCAGCCGTGGGAGGAACCTTGCAAGACTTAGGAGGCAATACCAACTGGCAAGAGGAATTGACTCAAAAAGGTATCTCCCAAAACTATAATTTATCTATGAGCGGCGCCAGCACGGATAATTTCTCCTACTACGCATCCGCCGGCTATCAGGATCAGGAAGGAATTTTAAAAAACAGCCGGCTGAAACGGTATTCCGGAAAATTAAACATGAACCAACGGGCGTTCAATGGCCGCTTAAATATAGATTATAATATTACGGCCTCCCACACCGAGAATTTACGTCCCGAGATTACCTCCACCATCAGTGATATGCTGAGTTTGAACCCCACGGTTCCGGCGTATACGAATGGGGTGCCATCCCTATTACCTACTAACGCCTTAAATCCACTGACCCGGTATAATTTATATAGCGACAATGCTATTAACAACCGTATTCTGGCCAATGTTTCCCCCTCCCTGGAGATAGTAAAAGGCCTGACTTATAAATTAAATTTCGGGCTTGATTATTCGGCTACTAACCGGAACCAGCAGTACAAACCTTTTCTGGGCGTTATTAACGAGTCCGATATTTCCAATGGGGTGCTGGATGCGGGCGTAAACGCGAATACCAATCAACTAATCGAGAATACGCTTAATTATAACTGGAACCAGGATGCGCACAACGTAACGGTTTTGGCCGGCCATTCTTTCCAGAAATTTATGGATGAAACCCGGATTTCTACTTACCGCGGCTTTGCCAATAATAACATCGATCCTATTTACCAGGACCATACCAGTACCGTTCAATTCCCAACAGCGGTAAATTCCGAAGCCATTAAAAACGAGTTGCAATCTTTCTTCGGCCGCTTAAACTACGTTTACGCCAATAAATACATGTTTACCGCTACGCTGCGAGCCGATGGTTCATCTAAGTTTGGCCAGAATAACCGGTACGGGTACTTTCCTTCTTTTGCGGCTGGCTGGAACATCAGCAACGAAGATTTTATGACTAATTCCATTTTCAACAACTTAAAGCTGCGGGCCAGCTGGGGCCAGACCGGTAACCAGGAAATTCCCTCTAAAATCACCAAAGCCAGTTATTTAGAGCAACGATTATTAACGGGAACCGGCAGTACCAGTACCTATCCTATTGCCCCGAATGCTACCTCATTAGAAGGTTATCCTTACGGCATTATTTTTACCCGCCTGGCCAATCCGGATTTACAATGGGAGGTTTCCACCCAGGTAGATGTAGGAATTGATTTTGCCTTTTTAATTCCCGGTTGTCTGGTACGCTGGATTATTTTAATAAACAATCATCCAATATATTATTAG
- a CDS encoding lysophospholipid acyltransferase family protein has translation MEKHHLSNQAPMDIISREEFAKTPAFFKKNLGFLAPWLMRLLQLDQLNQIYQQSHTLHGLPFIDNILEQLQVKYEIDAQELAKIPAKGAFIAIANHPYGGLDGLLMLKILAALRPEFKMLANPILKKLPNIEDFLIPINPFKTPTQNQVPGVRKALRLLQDDVPVGLFPAGEVSSWQKKSHKVMDPEWHAGLAGLIHKAGVPVVPIYFSGGNSIYFNVLGIFHPFLRTLRLPAELLNKEGLCVKIRIGKPIPYSELSQLPAPELLPYLRAKTYALGTRFLKNNYYWPSKLTSPANKPIIPETDALLLQQELAQLSTENLLFTHQHYQVYVAASSQIPNILREIGRLREITFREVGEGTHHETDLDVFDQHYEHLFMYDTRAQLIVGAYRLGIGKEIFQQFGRSGFYLHSLFKLKKHFIPILERSLELGRSFVRAEYQKKTLPLLLLWKGIAVFLTGKKHCQYLLGPVSISDYFSATSKSLIVEFIREHYFDHDLATLVTPRKKFRYRSSSYYSENILKKNIHSVKSLDELIAEIEPRHLRLPVLLKKYLKQNAKIIGFNIDPKFSNSLDGLLIMNVKDISSATQLLLDRITLEE, from the coding sequence TTGGAAAAACACCACCTAAGCAACCAGGCGCCTATGGACATTATTTCCCGCGAAGAATTTGCCAAAACACCTGCTTTTTTTAAAAAAAACCTCGGGTTCTTAGCGCCCTGGCTCATGCGCCTGCTTCAACTAGACCAATTAAATCAAATCTACCAACAATCCCACACGTTACATGGCTTGCCTTTTATCGACAACATTCTGGAGCAACTACAGGTAAAATACGAAATAGACGCTCAGGAACTCGCAAAAATACCCGCTAAAGGTGCATTTATAGCTATTGCCAACCACCCCTACGGTGGCCTGGATGGCTTACTGATGCTGAAGATTCTGGCGGCTCTCCGGCCCGAATTTAAGATGCTCGCCAACCCTATCCTCAAAAAATTACCAAATATTGAAGATTTTCTAATTCCGATTAATCCTTTTAAAACGCCCACCCAGAACCAGGTACCGGGGGTTCGCAAAGCGTTACGCTTGCTCCAGGATGACGTGCCGGTAGGCTTATTTCCGGCCGGCGAAGTATCTAGTTGGCAAAAAAAAAGCCATAAAGTAATGGATCCGGAGTGGCACGCGGGCTTAGCCGGGCTCATTCATAAAGCCGGTGTACCGGTGGTACCTATTTATTTTAGCGGTGGCAACAGTATTTATTTTAATGTATTAGGCATTTTTCATCCGTTTTTGCGAACCTTGCGTTTGCCGGCCGAATTATTAAACAAAGAAGGCTTGTGCGTAAAAATCCGGATTGGCAAACCAATTCCGTACTCCGAGTTAAGCCAGCTGCCAGCCCCGGAACTGCTCCCCTATTTACGCGCGAAAACATACGCTTTAGGTACCCGTTTTTTAAAAAATAATTATTATTGGCCTTCTAAACTAACTTCCCCCGCCAATAAACCTATTATTCCGGAAACCGATGCCTTACTTTTGCAACAAGAACTAGCCCAGCTCTCAACTGAAAATTTGCTTTTTACCCACCAGCATTACCAGGTTTATGTAGCAGCCAGTTCCCAGATTCCAAACATTTTACGGGAAATAGGCCGGTTGCGCGAAATTACTTTCCGGGAAGTAGGCGAAGGCACCCACCACGAAACCGATCTGGATGTGTTTGATCAACATTACGAACATCTGTTTATGTATGATACCCGCGCTCAATTAATAGTGGGGGCATACCGGTTAGGCATCGGCAAAGAAATATTTCAGCAATTTGGCCGAAGCGGTTTTTATCTGCACTCTTTATTTAAGTTAAAAAAACATTTTATTCCTATCCTGGAGCGATCGCTGGAGTTGGGCCGCTCTTTTGTGCGCGCCGAATACCAGAAAAAAACCTTGCCTTTGCTGCTGCTTTGGAAAGGCATTGCGGTATTTTTAACCGGCAAAAAACATTGTCAATACTTACTGGGTCCGGTAAGCATCAGCGATTATTTTTCCGCTACTTCTAAAAGCTTAATTGTCGAATTTATCCGGGAACACTACTTCGATCACGATTTAGCCACGTTGGTAACTCCCCGGAAAAAGTTTCGGTACCGAAGTTCCTCTTATTATTCCGAAAATATTTTGAAGAAGAACATTCACTCCGTAAAATCCCTCGACGAACTTATTGCGGAAATTGAACCCCGACATTTGCGCCTACCGGTTTTACTGAAAAAATATCTCAAACAAAACGCCAAGATTATCGGCTTTAACATCGATCCTAAATTTTCAAACTCCCTGGATGGTTTGCTGATTATGAATGTAAAAGATATATCCAGCGCCACGCAGTTGTTACTCGACCGCATTACCCTGGAAGAATAG
- a CDS encoding Na/Pi cotransporter family protein, whose protein sequence is MFESIILSLIGGLTLFLYALHYLSESLKSVAGGKLQFYLNKFTGNLFTGIASGTIITILLDSSSAVIIMTIALVKSRALTFRQAMGIVMGANIGTTISSQIIALDVGKYSSVLMAIGFLLLMLAKKRLPKNIGRVLLGFGLIFFGLYVIEDSVAPLRQSPEFAGWMLALEKPLKGVGIGALVTLIIQSSSATVGMVIALGAKKLITITAGIAVMLGAELGTCSDTLLASIGRSRQAVKTGIFHLFFNITTIILALILFTPFGQLVHYLSGEAPLERQIANAHVLFNCLGVFIYIPFVPLTERLINFVIPEQHPTTSPAHLANPEK, encoded by the coding sequence ATGTTCGAGTCCATTATTCTTTCGTTAATTGGCGGTTTAACTTTGTTTTTGTACGCGCTGCATTATCTGTCCGAGAGCTTAAAATCGGTGGCAGGCGGTAAACTGCAATTTTACCTGAATAAGTTTACGGGCAATTTATTTACCGGCATCGCTTCGGGCACTATCATCACAATTTTATTAGATTCTTCTTCGGCCGTGATTATCATGACCATTGCCTTGGTTAAATCGCGGGCGCTTACCTTCCGGCAAGCCATGGGCATTGTAATGGGAGCCAATATTGGTACCACTATCTCCAGCCAGATAATTGCTTTAGATGTCGGTAAATATTCGTCGGTGTTAATGGCTATTGGTTTTTTGTTACTAATGTTGGCTAAAAAGCGTTTGCCTAAAAACATCGGCCGGGTTTTACTGGGTTTTGGATTAATCTTTTTCGGCTTGTACGTGATAGAAGATTCCGTGGCACCTCTGCGCCAAAGTCCTGAATTTGCCGGTTGGATGCTGGCTTTGGAAAAGCCGTTAAAAGGAGTAGGAATAGGAGCACTAGTTACCTTAATTATTCAGTCTTCTTCGGCTACGGTGGGCATGGTAATAGCCTTGGGTGCTAAAAAACTCATTACTATTACTGCTGGCATTGCCGTAATGTTGGGTGCCGAATTAGGTACTTGCTCCGATACCCTACTGGCCTCTATTGGCCGGAGCCGCCAAGCCGTTAAAACAGGTATATTTCACTTATTTTTTAATATTACTACCATTATCCTGGCCTTAATTCTCTTTACGCCGTTTGGGCAGTTAGTGCATTACTTATCCGGTGAAGCGCCACTAGAGCGGCAGATTGCGAATGCACATGTGTTATTTAATTGTTTGGGTGTTTTTATTTATATACCGTTCGTGCCTTTAACCGAACGATTAATTAATTTTGTTATCCCGGAGCAACACCCAACTACGTCGCCAGCCCATCTGGCTAATCCCGAGAAATAA
- a CDS encoding TonB-dependent receptor encodes MKQTLPGKINCYPININKSSYFCLTTLFILSGFFTLATSRPVILPEKFLVTKKVVLAGTIAGSLRDYETNEALIGATAVIEGTQIGASVNTDGTFTIKNVPEGLHTLVFSFIGYKSAKVPNVQVKGGTITRVDYKLVTDNSTLAEVVIRAKVVPENTTERLLIDEIRNSRSILSGISNEQITKSLDRDAGEVVRRVSGVTLVSDRFVIIRGLDPRYTLTLLNDLPAPSSESDRRAFSYDMLNSSVIDRVVIAKTPAPELQGDFSGGVVKVYTKSFANARQLQIQLSGQFRPGSSFMDYYTSQSGKYDRLGFDDGTRKLPANLPDIKNFPDVERQNNVDQAAVQAANAQIAKSFPNTWKLLRRYQDFDKRAVVNYYDSWHFGQQRLNSLTSLSYTLTNEFNRINRQYGEIRRYNDPNVRSYPLQSSLDSTYVQSARIGAMQNFRWNFNEQHSIEFKNLFNQLGRNQTLVREYRTDDDGTYEKELRRNIQYNFRSRGLYNGLLAGDHTWGKTNPTKLTWRLGYAHTTEQQPDVRRFNLARRENLPGVMDSSNAPQPPGYYRLFLADRLNLLNSRFYSTLHENGYTAAADAERTLGKNNLTVKAGFFSDYRKRNYDTKLYTYYLTNTNITGPLAEDLVTFKENSFRPDLNGQRMFAPRNFRADGSGFGFNDYTGLREAPGYTASNEQHAGYAALNIPLLGQLINVYGGIRLEYNKLDVSGNAFPFGLVRRGEEMVVDTVVLAAKEKLYALPSLNISYRFVPKMLVRAAYGKTLNRQEFREVSPTVYYDLDRLAYIRGNPFLENATIQNLDLRWEYYPQDDEIISVGAFYKHLKNPIEYVSQAISGFANDDITFLNTSKSTAYGLEVEFRKRLAFIPVPFMQYVSVIANASLLKTQVVFPDSLFTNSAGDPRRSIRPLQGSSPYAINAGIYYDNTNAGTQVTAQYNVIGQRLTTAGNSFTAEQYELARHVIDLTITQRITRFLQVKLGVQDLLNQPFRIYRDVVPDQKYKPNKLAEIPRSDQPTFTSDYLEATYKPGSYYSFGVQLTF; translated from the coding sequence ATGAAACAAACTTTACCAGGTAAAATTAATTGTTACCCGATTAACATAAATAAGAGCTCTTATTTTTGTTTAACCACTTTATTTATTTTATCGGGCTTTTTCACCCTTGCTACTTCCCGGCCGGTTATTTTACCGGAAAAATTCTTAGTTACTAAAAAGGTAGTGCTGGCCGGCACCATTGCCGGCTCTTTACGCGATTACGAAACTAACGAAGCTTTAATTGGCGCTACCGCTGTAATAGAAGGTACCCAAATTGGCGCCTCTGTTAATACCGATGGCACCTTTACCATTAAAAACGTTCCCGAAGGACTGCATACGTTGGTTTTTTCTTTTATTGGTTATAAATCGGCGAAAGTACCCAACGTGCAGGTAAAAGGCGGCACCATTACCCGCGTCGATTACAAACTGGTAACGGACAACAGTACCTTAGCCGAAGTAGTAATCCGCGCGAAAGTAGTGCCGGAAAACACCACCGAACGTTTGTTAATCGACGAAATCCGCAATTCCCGGAGTATTCTGTCGGGTATTTCGAACGAGCAAATTACCAAGAGTTTGGACCGCGATGCGGGCGAAGTGGTGCGGCGCGTATCGGGGGTTACTTTGGTGAGCGACCGGTTCGTAATTATTCGGGGCCTGGACCCGCGCTATACTTTAACGCTACTCAACGATTTGCCGGCACCTAGCTCCGAAAGTGACCGCCGCGCTTTTTCCTACGATATGCTTAATAGCTCGGTGATTGACCGGGTAGTAATTGCTAAAACGCCGGCTCCGGAACTACAAGGCGATTTCTCGGGCGGGGTGGTTAAGGTGTATACGAAAAGCTTCGCGAATGCCCGCCAGTTGCAAATACAGCTCTCCGGCCAATTTCGACCGGGTTCGAGCTTCATGGATTATTACACCTCGCAAAGTGGTAAGTACGATCGTTTAGGTTTCGATGATGGCACCCGGAAACTACCGGCCAACTTACCCGATATTAAAAACTTTCCGGATGTAGAGCGCCAGAATAATGTGGATCAGGCCGCCGTGCAGGCAGCCAATGCGCAAATTGCCAAGTCTTTTCCGAACACCTGGAAATTACTGCGCCGCTACCAGGATTTCGACAAACGGGCCGTGGTGAACTATTACGATTCGTGGCATTTCGGGCAGCAGCGTTTAAACAGCCTCACTTCGTTGAGTTACACGCTCACCAACGAGTTTAACCGCATTAACCGACAATACGGCGAAATCCGGCGCTACAACGATCCGAACGTGCGAAGTTATCCTTTGCAAAGCAGCTTAGATTCTACGTACGTGCAGAGTGCCCGCATCGGGGCTATGCAAAATTTTCGCTGGAATTTTAACGAGCAGCATTCTATTGAATTTAAAAATTTGTTTAATCAACTCGGCCGCAACCAAACCTTAGTGCGCGAATACCGCACCGATGACGATGGTACCTACGAAAAAGAACTGCGCCGTAATATTCAATACAACTTCCGCAGCCGGGGCTTGTACAACGGCTTGCTGGCCGGCGATCACACCTGGGGAAAAACCAATCCTACCAAGCTAACCTGGCGTTTAGGTTACGCCCATACCACCGAGCAGCAACCCGACGTGCGGCGGTTTAATTTAGCGCGTCGCGAAAACTTACCCGGCGTTATGGATTCGAGTAATGCGCCGCAACCACCCGGCTATTACCGGCTCTTTTTAGCCGACCGCTTAAATTTACTCAATTCCCGGTTTTACTCCACTCTTCACGAAAATGGCTATACCGCCGCGGCCGACGCCGAACGTACCCTGGGTAAAAACAACCTAACCGTAAAAGCCGGCTTTTTCAGCGATTACCGCAAACGTAATTACGATACTAAGTTATACACCTATTACCTAACTAATACCAATATTACTGGCCCTTTAGCCGAGGACTTGGTTACGTTTAAAGAAAACAGTTTCCGGCCCGATTTAAACGGCCAGCGGATGTTTGCGCCCCGCAACTTCCGGGCCGATGGTTCCGGCTTTGGTTTTAACGATTACACCGGTTTGCGCGAAGCGCCGGGTTATACAGCTTCGAACGAGCAGCACGCCGGTTACGCTGCGTTAAATATTCCCTTACTGGGGCAATTAATCAATGTATACGGGGGCATTCGCCTGGAATACAATAAATTGGACGTGAGCGGCAATGCTTTTCCGTTTGGCTTGGTGCGGCGTGGCGAAGAAATGGTAGTGGATACGGTAGTACTGGCGGCCAAAGAAAAACTATACGCATTGCCATCGTTGAACATCAGCTACCGTTTTGTGCCGAAAATGTTGGTACGGGCGGCTTACGGCAAAACCCTGAACCGGCAAGAATTTCGCGAGGTATCGCCCACGGTGTATTACGACCTCGACCGGCTGGCTTATATCCGGGGCAATCCTTTCCTGGAAAATGCTACTATCCAAAACCTAGACTTACGCTGGGAATATTACCCGCAGGATGATGAAATAATATCGGTAGGAGCATTCTATAAACACCTCAAAAATCCCATTGAGTACGTTTCGCAGGCCATTTCGGGCTTTGCTAACGACGATATCACTTTTTTAAATACTTCTAAATCTACTGCTTACGGCCTGGAAGTGGAGTTTCGCAAGCGGTTAGCTTTTATTCCGGTTCCGTTTATGCAATACGTATCCGTAATTGCCAATGCTAGTTTACTAAAGACCCAAGTGGTTTTTCCGGATTCCCTTTTTACTAACAGCGCCGGCGATCCGCGTCGTTCCATCCGGCCTTTGCAAGGTTCTTCGCCTTACGCGATTAACGCGGGTATTTATTACGATAATACCAACGCCGGCACCCAGGTTACGGCCCAGTACAACGTAATTGGCCAACGGCTTACCACGGCGGGTAATTCTTTTACCGCCGAGCAATACGAACTGGCCCGCCATGTAATCGACTTAACCATTACCCAGCGGATAACACGTTTTCTGCAAGTAAAATTAGGCGTTCAGGATTTATTAAATCAACCTTTCCGGATTTACCGCGATGTGGTGCCGGATCAGAAATATAAACCTAATAAACTAGCCGAAATTCCCAGGTCGGACCAACCTACTTTTACATCTGACTACCTGGAAGCCACTTATAAGCCAGGTAGTTATTATTCTTTCGGGGTGCAGCTTACTTTTTAA
- a CDS encoding IPT/TIG domain-containing protein, with the protein MRNKLLLMAVKQPIHWRIALGMVLLVFFSACKDDEPESKPLPPTITSIMPDSAYVNDTITITGTNFDPDPFNMSVQFSGVEAFNIVAASTTAMRVKVPKGATSGLVTVTIAEQTSPGVNFKILTVIPTTITSISPQSGYYGDTVTIAGTGIVPADFTAGTSTVLFNGATALPAAAIINPTAKQLQVIVPDDAQTGPIGLNLKNGTVLETDTFRLTPPLPTVTTFTPTSGPEGTPVTITGANLGVSSANEIQVTLNGINAVITSRTATQLKITVPAGMKPGKYPFIVKVRNHAATSPTAFTVTAPPVASQYLYFAQGSEIRRASITEKDGKVTVTHAPLFTDLGDVSDIVIDKAGNKLYWSSIATNQIMVGNLNGSGNPQLVFEGNDNVEVNYPTGLAMANGKVYWANQGSSSIARANPDGSSPEILFDAQDNVNYAQDIEMEVVGNKLYWTNVGTAQILRGNVNGSGTTEEVFGPDDNLQYPLGLKLDANSGKLYVADSPTAGGVAPTDRLLSGNLNGTGGLTALFESGEGVEAVFAVAIDTKGGYIYWITNNYSGNSKNRLLRGKLDGSGKPQILIDNLESFGNAIAVQVE; encoded by the coding sequence ATGCGAAATAAATTACTCTTAATGGCGGTAAAGCAGCCAATCCACTGGCGGATTGCCCTGGGAATGGTACTGCTGGTATTTTTTTCGGCCTGTAAAGACGACGAACCAGAATCCAAGCCGCTGCCGCCCACCATTACTTCTATTATGCCGGACAGCGCTTACGTAAACGACACGATCACTATTACCGGAACCAACTTCGACCCGGATCCTTTTAACATGTCGGTGCAATTTAGCGGCGTAGAAGCTTTTAACATTGTGGCGGCCAGTACCACGGCCATGCGGGTAAAAGTACCAAAAGGCGCTACCTCGGGTTTAGTTACCGTAACCATTGCCGAACAGACCAGCCCGGGAGTTAATTTTAAAATTTTAACGGTAATTCCTACTACTATTACTAGTATTTCGCCGCAGAGTGGTTACTACGGCGATACGGTTACCATTGCGGGCACCGGCATTGTGCCGGCTGATTTTACGGCGGGTACTTCTACGGTACTTTTTAACGGAGCTACGGCTTTACCAGCCGCTGCTATTATAAATCCCACGGCCAAACAATTGCAAGTAATTGTGCCCGACGACGCGCAAACCGGCCCCATTGGTTTAAATTTAAAAAACGGGACGGTATTGGAAACCGATACGTTTCGGCTCACCCCACCTTTGCCCACTGTTACAACTTTTACCCCAACCAGCGGGCCCGAAGGCACGCCGGTAACTATTACAGGGGCTAATTTAGGCGTGAGTTCGGCCAACGAAATTCAGGTTACTTTAAACGGAATAAATGCTGTTATTACCAGCCGTACTGCTACACAATTAAAAATAACCGTGCCAGCCGGCATGAAGCCTGGTAAATATCCATTTATAGTGAAAGTACGCAATCACGCCGCTACCAGCCCAACGGCCTTCACGGTAACTGCGCCGCCGGTGGCCAGCCAATACCTGTACTTTGCGCAAGGCAGCGAAATCCGGCGAGCCAGCATCACCGAAAAAGATGGTAAAGTAACGGTAACCCATGCGCCGCTTTTCACCGATTTAGGCGATGTATCCGATATTGTTATTGATAAAGCCGGCAACAAATTATACTGGTCCAGTATTGCTACCAACCAAATTATGGTGGGAAATTTAAATGGCAGTGGCAACCCGCAACTGGTATTTGAAGGCAACGACAACGTAGAAGTAAATTACCCAACGGGCCTGGCTATGGCGAACGGCAAAGTTTACTGGGCAAATCAAGGTTCTTCTTCCATTGCCCGGGCTAATCCGGATGGCAGCAGTCCCGAAATCCTTTTTGATGCCCAAGATAATGTTAACTACGCCCAGGATATCGAAATGGAAGTAGTAGGAAATAAATTGTACTGGACCAACGTAGGCACCGCGCAGATTTTACGGGGCAACGTAAACGGCAGCGGTACCACCGAGGAAGTTTTTGGCCCGGATGATAATTTACAATATCCCTTAGGTTTGAAACTCGATGCCAACTCGGGTAAACTATACGTGGCAGATAGCCCTACGGCGGGCGGAGTAGCGCCCACCGACCGTCTTTTATCTGGTAATTTAAATGGTACGGGCGGATTGACTGCTTTATTTGAATCCGGAGAAGGAGTGGAAGCCGTATTTGCCGTAGCAATTGATACCAAAGGCGGTTATATTTATTGGATTACCAATAATTACAGTGGCAACTCTAAGAACAGGCTCCTGCGTGGTAAGTTGGATGGTTCCGGCAAACCGCAAATTTTAATTGACAACTTAGAAAGTTTCGGCAACGCCATTGCGGTGCAAGTAGAATAG